In Xanthomonas sp. SI, the following are encoded in one genomic region:
- a CDS encoding alpha/beta hydrolase, which translates to MKSIAIALAALFASLAPGVRAAAWEPAPGHVQVPIWPGTPPDAQPLPGTEFVTTRNKVAGKPWTAAERVSRPTMTVYAPKGHNTGAAVVVFPGGGYWVLAMDLEGTEVCDWLTSRGITCVLLKYRVPGDRQQPQSGPYPKSPMALQDAQRSIGLVRQNAAQWHIDPHRIGVLGFSAGGHLVAAISTHFERRLYPAVDAADEQSCRPDFAVALYPGHLWIDDDKFELNPDVPVGERTPPTFLLQAEDDRVDGINQSLVYYIALKNAGVPVEMHLYPHGGHAFGLRPSEFPITRWPALVDTWLRTIGMTSG; encoded by the coding sequence ATGAAATCCATCGCCATCGCGCTTGCCGCGCTGTTTGCATCGTTGGCGCCGGGTGTGCGCGCCGCAGCTTGGGAACCAGCGCCCGGACACGTGCAAGTCCCGATATGGCCCGGAACGCCGCCCGACGCACAGCCATTGCCGGGCACGGAGTTCGTGACGACGCGCAATAAGGTGGCCGGAAAACCATGGACAGCCGCCGAGCGCGTCTCGCGCCCGACGATGACGGTCTATGCGCCGAAGGGACACAACACCGGAGCGGCCGTCGTCGTCTTCCCCGGCGGCGGTTACTGGGTGCTGGCGATGGACCTGGAAGGGACCGAAGTGTGCGATTGGCTCACCTCGCGCGGCATCACCTGCGTGCTGCTGAAGTACCGCGTGCCGGGCGACAGGCAGCAGCCGCAGTCGGGGCCCTACCCGAAATCGCCCATGGCATTGCAGGACGCGCAACGCAGCATCGGCCTGGTACGCCAGAACGCAGCGCAGTGGCATATCGATCCGCACCGGATCGGCGTACTGGGCTTCTCGGCGGGCGGGCACCTGGTGGCGGCGATCAGCACGCATTTCGAGCGCCGGCTCTACCCCGCCGTCGACGCGGCGGACGAGCAGAGCTGCCGGCCGGATTTCGCTGTGGCCCTGTATCCGGGACACCTGTGGATCGACGACGACAAGTTCGAACTCAATCCGGATGTGCCGGTCGGCGAGCGGACACCGCCGACCTTCCTGCTGCAGGCCGAAGACGACCGCGTGGACGGGATCAATCAGTCGCTGGTCTATTACATCGCCTTGAAGAACGCCGGCGTTCCGGTGGAAATGCATCTGTATCCGCACGGCGGCCATGCCTTCGGCCTGCGTCCCAGCGAATTCCCGATCACCCGGTGGCCTGCGCTGGTGGACACATGGTTGCGCACGATCGGCATGACGTCCGGGTAG
- a CDS encoding aminotransferase class III-fold pyridoxal phosphate-dependent enzyme yields MTVLGPLAPLRAHAGERLTAGLDDASIERLAASHPQLAAALDAAAADHPRLAAEFADLLELDEIEQIRALQAGFVNFYADDAVTPYVALAARGPWVVTLKGAVLYDAGGYGMLGFGHTPEAVLEAMARPQAMANVMTPSLSQLRFERALRAEIGQQRGACPYSKFMCLNSGSEAVGLAARIADINAKLQTDPGARHAGARIKRIVVKGSFHGRTDRPGLYSDSSRKAYVQHLASYRGEDSVIAIAPYDVDALRRAFADAEHNGWFVEAVFLEPVMGEGDPGRALPPAFYAAARELTRAHGSLLLVDSIQAGLRAHGVLSVVDYPGFEQLDAPDMETYSKALNAAQYPLSVLAVTEHAAQLYRKGTYGNTMTSNPRALDVASATLAQLTPQVRANIRARGAEAVQKLEKLKSELGGLITQVQGTGLLFSCALAPQFKCYGAGSTEEWLRQHGVNVIHGGENSLRFTPHFAMDSDELDLLVGLIGRALREGPRLAQAAAA; encoded by the coding sequence ATGACCGTACTCGGCCCCCTCGCCCCGCTGCGCGCCCATGCCGGCGAACGCCTGACCGCCGGCCTGGACGATGCCAGCATCGAACGCCTGGCCGCCTCGCACCCGCAGCTAGCCGCCGCGCTCGATGCCGCCGCGGCGGACCATCCGCGCCTGGCCGCGGAGTTCGCCGACCTGCTCGAACTGGACGAGATCGAGCAGATCCGCGCGCTGCAGGCCGGCTTCGTCAACTTCTACGCCGACGACGCGGTGACCCCGTACGTGGCGCTCGCCGCGCGCGGCCCGTGGGTGGTCACGCTGAAGGGCGCGGTGCTGTACGACGCCGGCGGCTACGGCATGCTCGGCTTCGGCCACACTCCGGAGGCGGTGCTGGAGGCGATGGCGCGGCCGCAGGCGATGGCCAACGTGATGACCCCAAGCCTGTCGCAGCTGCGCTTCGAGCGCGCGCTGCGCGCAGAGATCGGCCAGCAGCGCGGCGCCTGTCCGTACAGCAAGTTCATGTGCCTCAACTCCGGCTCCGAAGCGGTGGGCCTGGCCGCGCGCATCGCCGACATCAACGCCAAGCTGCAGACCGACCCGGGCGCGCGCCACGCCGGCGCCCGGATCAAGCGCATCGTGGTCAAGGGCAGCTTCCACGGCCGTACCGACCGTCCGGGGCTGTATTCCGATTCCAGCCGCAAGGCCTACGTGCAGCACCTGGCCAGCTATCGCGGCGAGGATTCGGTGATCGCGATCGCGCCCTACGACGTGGACGCCTTGCGCCGCGCCTTCGCCGATGCCGAGCACAACGGCTGGTTCGTCGAGGCGGTGTTCCTGGAGCCGGTGATGGGCGAAGGCGACCCGGGCCGTGCGCTGCCGCCGGCGTTCTACGCCGCCGCGCGCGAGCTGACCCGCGCCCACGGCAGCCTGCTGCTGGTCGATTCGATCCAGGCCGGGCTGCGCGCCCACGGCGTGCTGTCGGTGGTGGACTACCCCGGCTTCGAACAGCTCGACGCGCCGGACATGGAAACCTATTCCAAGGCGCTCAACGCCGCGCAGTACCCGCTGTCGGTGCTGGCGGTGACCGAGCACGCCGCGCAGCTGTACCGCAAGGGCACCTACGGCAACACCATGACCAGCAACCCGCGCGCGCTGGACGTGGCCAGCGCCACCCTGGCGCAGCTGACCCCGCAGGTGCGCGCCAACATCCGCGCGCGCGGCGCCGAGGCGGTGCAGAAACTGGAGAAGCTCAAGAGCGAGCTCGGCGGGCTGATCACCCAGGTGCAGGGCACCGGCCTGCTGTTCTCCTGCGCGCTGGCCCCGCAGTTCAAGTGCTACGGCGCCGGCTCCACCGAGGAATGGCTGCGCCAGCACGGGGTCAACGTGATCCACGGCGGCGAGAACTCGCTGCGCTTCACCCCGCATTTCGCGATGGACAGCGACGAACTGGACCTGCTGGTCGGGCTGATCGGCCGCGCGCTGCGCGAAGGCCCGCGCCTGGCGCAGGCCGCAGCCGCCTGA
- a CDS encoding Lrp/AsnC family transcriptional regulator, translated as MKITSSDERLLSLLREDARASTAQIARKLGLSRTTVQSRIERLEREGVICGYTVRTRDDFEQGHIRAHILITVLPKKMTSVVKALREIDEVRVLHSVSGSYDLIALGVVPGVNDMDVLTDRIGAVDGVERTTSSIILSTKFER; from the coding sequence ATGAAGATCACTTCCTCCGACGAACGCCTGCTCTCGCTGCTGCGCGAGGACGCCCGCGCCTCCACCGCGCAGATCGCCCGCAAGCTTGGCCTGTCGCGCACCACCGTGCAGAGCCGGATCGAGCGGCTGGAGCGCGAAGGCGTGATCTGCGGCTATACGGTGCGCACCCGGGACGACTTCGAGCAGGGCCACATCCGTGCGCACATCCTGATTACCGTGCTGCCGAAGAAGATGACCTCGGTGGTCAAGGCGCTGCGCGAGATCGACGAGGTCCGCGTGCTGCATTCGGTCAGCGGCTCCTACGACCTGATCGCGCTGGGCGTGGTGCCCGGGGTCAACGACATGGACGTGCTGACCGACCGCATCGGCGCGGTCGACGGGGTGGAGCGCACGACCTCGTCGATCATCTTGTCGACCAAGTTTGAGCGGTGA
- the queA gene encoding tRNA preQ1(34) S-adenosylmethionine ribosyltransferase-isomerase QueA, which produces MKKSDFRYELPEELIAQAPLAERSASRLLLVPPAPAPFADRQVRDLPELLQPGDLLVFNDTRVIPARLFGNKSSGGRVEILIERLLGAQRARAQLGVSKSPKAGARIALDAGGEAEVLDRDGEFYVLHFNVPDTLEAWLQQAGRLPLPPYIRREPGLDDRERYQTVFAREAGAVAAPTAGLHFDAPLLQALQARGVSVGHVTLHVGAGTFQPVRVEALAQHVMHREWLNVGASLVEQVRRTRAAGGRVIAVGTTVVRALESASKDGELHPFAGETQIFILPGYRIRSVDAMVTNFHLPESTLLMMVSAFAGRERIFDAYRHAIEQRYRFFSYGDAMLLWGRDSGVGIGDS; this is translated from the coding sequence TTGAAGAAGTCCGATTTCCGCTACGAGCTGCCCGAGGAACTGATCGCGCAGGCGCCGCTGGCCGAACGTTCCGCCAGCCGCCTGCTGCTGGTGCCGCCGGCACCGGCGCCGTTCGCCGACCGCCAGGTGCGCGATCTGCCCGAGCTGCTGCAGCCGGGCGATCTGCTGGTGTTCAACGACACCCGGGTGATCCCGGCGCGGCTGTTCGGCAACAAGAGCAGCGGCGGCCGCGTGGAGATCCTGATCGAGCGCCTGCTCGGCGCCCAGCGTGCGCGTGCGCAGCTGGGCGTGAGCAAGTCGCCCAAGGCCGGCGCGCGCATCGCCCTGGATGCCGGCGGCGAGGCCGAGGTGCTTGACCGCGACGGCGAGTTCTATGTGCTGCACTTCAACGTGCCCGACACGCTGGAGGCGTGGCTGCAACAGGCCGGGCGCCTGCCGTTGCCGCCGTACATCCGCCGCGAGCCCGGGCTGGACGACCGCGAGCGCTACCAGACCGTGTTCGCGCGCGAGGCCGGCGCGGTCGCCGCGCCGACCGCCGGCCTGCATTTCGATGCGCCGTTGCTGCAGGCGCTGCAGGCGCGCGGCGTGAGCGTCGGCCATGTCACCTTGCACGTGGGCGCAGGCACCTTCCAGCCGGTGCGGGTGGAGGCGCTCGCGCAGCACGTGATGCACCGCGAATGGCTCAACGTCGGCGCCAGCCTGGTCGAGCAGGTACGGCGCACGCGCGCCGCCGGCGGCCGCGTGATCGCGGTCGGGACCACGGTGGTGCGCGCGCTGGAGAGCGCGTCGAAGGACGGCGAACTGCATCCGTTCGCCGGCGAGACGCAGATCTTCATCCTGCCCGGCTACCGCATCCGCAGCGTCGATGCGATGGTCACCAACTTCCACCTGCCGGAAAGCACGCTGTTGATGATGGTCTCCGCCTTCGCCGGCCGCGAGCGCATCTTCGACGCGTACCGGCATGCGATCGAACAGCGCTACCGCTTCTTCAGCTACGGCGATGCGATGCTGTTGTGGGGCCGGGATTCGGGAGTGGGGATTGGGGATTCGTAG
- the tgt gene encoding tRNA guanosine(34) transglycosylase Tgt — MSRLQFQLDTTDGAARRGRLTFPRGTVETPAFMPVGTYGSVKGVLPEQIKALGAQIILGNTFHLYLRPGLDVIGDHGGLHGFARWDGPILTDSGGFQVFSLAHRRKISEQGVTFASPTDGAKVFLGPEESMRIQKVLDSDIVMIFDECTPYPATEDVARRSMELSLRWAQRSRDAHDGLDNDAALFGIVQGGVHADLRTRSIEGLQAIGFDGYAIGGLAVGEPEHERNAMLEHLHPQLPADRPRYLMGVGRPEDLVEGVARGVDMFDCVMPTRNARNGHYFTSFGTVRIRNARYERDLAPIEPGCGCHACSGGYTRSYLRHLDRCNEMLAPMLGTLHNLWYYQKLMADMRAAIASGTFAQFRRSFYAARGAEATPLPSEQG, encoded by the coding sequence ATGTCCCGATTGCAGTTTCAGCTAGACACCACCGACGGCGCCGCTCGCCGCGGGCGCCTGACCTTCCCGCGCGGTACGGTGGAAACCCCGGCGTTCATGCCGGTCGGTACCTACGGTTCGGTCAAGGGCGTGCTGCCCGAGCAGATCAAGGCGCTGGGCGCGCAGATCATCCTCGGCAATACTTTCCACCTGTACCTGCGGCCGGGCCTGGACGTGATCGGCGACCACGGCGGGCTGCACGGCTTCGCGCGCTGGGACGGGCCGATCCTTACCGATTCGGGCGGTTTCCAGGTGTTCTCGCTGGCGCATCGGCGCAAGATCAGCGAGCAGGGGGTGACCTTCGCCTCGCCGACCGATGGCGCCAAGGTGTTCCTGGGTCCGGAGGAGAGCATGCGGATCCAGAAGGTGCTCGACTCGGACATCGTGATGATCTTCGACGAGTGCACCCCGTACCCGGCCACCGAGGACGTCGCGCGCCGCTCGATGGAGCTGAGCCTGCGCTGGGCGCAGCGCTCGCGCGATGCGCACGACGGCCTGGACAACGATGCGGCGCTGTTCGGCATCGTCCAGGGCGGCGTGCATGCGGACCTGCGCACCCGCTCGATCGAGGGCCTGCAGGCGATCGGCTTCGACGGCTACGCGATCGGCGGGCTGGCGGTGGGCGAGCCGGAGCACGAGCGCAACGCGATGCTCGAACACCTGCATCCGCAGCTGCCGGCCGACCGGCCGCGCTACCTGATGGGGGTAGGGCGGCCGGAGGACCTGGTCGAGGGCGTGGCCCGCGGCGTGGACATGTTCGACTGTGTGATGCCGACCCGCAACGCGCGCAATGGCCACTATTTCACCTCGTTCGGCACCGTGCGCATCCGCAACGCCCGCTACGAGCGCGACCTGGCGCCGATCGAGCCGGGCTGCGGCTGCCATGCCTGCAGCGGCGGCTATACCCGCTCCTACCTGCGCCACCTGGACCGCTGCAACGAGATGCTGGCGCCGATGCTGGGCACCCTGCACAACCTCTGGTACTACCAGAAACTGATGGCCGACATGCGCGCAGCGATCGCCTCGGGAACCTTTGCCCAGTTCCGGCGGTCCTTTTATGCGGCGCGCGGGGCGGAAGCCACACCGCTGCCCTCGGAGCAGGGATAA
- the yajC gene encoding preprotein translocase subunit YajC: protein MNPLDFLIPVAQAQTAGAAPAAGGGMQMFLLPIILIAVMYFVMIRPQMKRQKEHKSMLDKLGRGDEVITSGGVAGVVTDIGDNFITVEIADNVRIRVQKGAIGNVLPKGTLKSA from the coding sequence ATGAACCCGCTCGATTTCCTGATTCCCGTGGCCCAGGCGCAGACCGCCGGCGCCGCTCCTGCCGCTGGCGGCGGCATGCAGATGTTCCTGCTGCCGATCATCCTGATCGCGGTGATGTATTTCGTGATGATCCGCCCGCAGATGAAGCGGCAGAAGGAGCACAAGTCGATGCTGGACAAACTCGGTCGCGGCGACGAGGTCATCACTTCCGGCGGCGTGGCCGGCGTGGTCACCGACATCGGCGACAACTTCATCACCGTGGAAATCGCCGACAACGTGCGCATCCGCGTGCAGAAGGGCGCCATAGGCAACGTGCTGCCCAAGGGCACGCTGAAGTCCGCCTGA
- the secD gene encoding protein translocase subunit SecD, producing the protein MLEFPRWKYFLILIVLAFSALYALPNVYQKDPSVQITASRGGQLDEALRERVSAELKAAGITPKSVVKEGDSLMVRLPSLQAQTRANDILRQQVGENYTVALNLASTVPQWLSAIGGKPMVLGLDLVGGVHFALQVDQKAALDKRLDAFAEDIRTTLRDSRIPYRSVERRADNSIQVGLGEGADVNAARAALSKAQPTLSYAVSGQTIAVGVPDAELKQIAAGAIEQNLTTLRNRVNQLGVAEPIIQRQGEDRIVVELPGVQDTAEAKRMIGATATLEFRGVVEGNAEDAVRTGNIPPEAKVFRLRDSGAPVLLNKRVLVSGDQMVGAVVSNDQNGLPAVSVTLNNVAGQRMFDYTSANTGKLMSVVYIERIPTVSMVDGKEVRSVRVKEEALAPTRIAGVFGKNFQTTGLEKVEAENLAKLLRAGSLAAPMDFVEEYVIGPSLGAENVERGVTAVLYAFLFTLVFFGVYYRMFGAITSVALLMNLLIVVSVMSLFGATMTLPGFAGLALSVGLSVDANVLINERIREELRQGMPPKSAIVAGYEKAGGTILDANLTGLIVGVALYAFGTGPLKGFALTMIIGIFASMFTAITVSRALATLIYSRRKKLKSLAI; encoded by the coding sequence ATGCTCGAGTTTCCGCGCTGGAAGTATTTCCTCATCCTGATCGTGCTGGCGTTCAGTGCGTTGTACGCGCTGCCCAACGTCTACCAGAAGGACCCTTCGGTACAGATCACCGCCAGCCGCGGCGGCCAGCTCGACGAGGCCCTGCGCGAGCGGGTCAGCGCCGAGCTGAAGGCGGCCGGGATCACTCCCAAGTCGGTGGTCAAGGAGGGCGATAGCCTGATGGTGCGCCTGCCGAGCCTGCAGGCGCAGACCCGCGCCAACGACATCCTGCGCCAGCAGGTGGGCGAGAACTACACGGTGGCGCTGAACCTGGCCTCGACCGTGCCGCAGTGGCTGTCGGCGATCGGCGGCAAGCCGATGGTGCTGGGCCTGGACCTGGTCGGCGGCGTGCACTTCGCGCTGCAGGTGGACCAGAAGGCGGCGCTGGACAAGCGCCTGGATGCCTTCGCCGAGGACATCCGCACCACGCTGCGCGACAGCCGCATTCCCTACCGCTCGGTCGAGCGTCGTGCCGACAACAGCATCCAGGTCGGGCTGGGCGAGGGCGCCGACGTCAATGCCGCGCGCGCCGCGCTGAGCAAGGCGCAGCCGACCCTGAGCTATGCCGTGTCCGGGCAGACCATCGCGGTCGGCGTGCCCGATGCCGAGCTCAAGCAGATCGCCGCCGGCGCGATCGAGCAGAACCTGACCACGCTGCGCAACCGCGTCAACCAGTTGGGCGTGGCCGAGCCGATCATCCAGCGCCAGGGCGAGGACCGCATCGTGGTCGAGCTGCCGGGCGTGCAGGACACCGCCGAGGCCAAGCGCATGATCGGCGCCACCGCCACGCTGGAGTTCCGTGGCGTGGTCGAAGGCAACGCCGAGGACGCGGTGCGCACCGGCAACATCCCGCCGGAAGCCAAGGTGTTCCGCCTGCGCGACAGCGGCGCCCCGGTGCTGCTCAACAAGCGCGTGCTGGTGTCCGGCGACCAGATGGTCGGCGCGGTAGTCAGCAACGACCAGAACGGGCTGCCGGCGGTGTCGGTCACGCTCAACAACGTCGCCGGCCAGCGCATGTTCGACTACACCAGCGCCAACACCGGCAAGCTGATGTCGGTGGTCTACATCGAGCGCATCCCGACCGTGAGCATGGTCGACGGCAAGGAAGTGCGCAGCGTGCGGGTCAAGGAAGAGGCCCTGGCGCCGACCCGCATCGCCGGCGTGTTCGGCAAGAACTTCCAGACCACCGGCCTGGAGAAGGTCGAGGCCGAGAACCTGGCCAAGCTGCTGCGCGCCGGTTCGCTGGCCGCGCCGATGGACTTCGTCGAGGAATACGTGATCGGCCCGAGCCTGGGTGCGGAGAACGTCGAGCGCGGCGTCACCGCGGTGCTGTACGCGTTCCTGTTCACCCTGGTGTTCTTCGGCGTGTACTACCGCATGTTCGGCGCGATCACCTCGGTGGCGCTGCTGATGAACCTGCTAATCGTGGTTTCGGTGATGTCGCTGTTCGGCGCCACCATGACCTTGCCCGGCTTCGCCGGCCTGGCCCTGTCGGTCGGCCTGTCGGTGGACGCCAACGTGCTGATCAACGAGCGTATCCGCGAGGAACTGCGGCAGGGCATGCCGCCGAAGTCGGCGATCGTCGCCGGCTACGAGAAGGCGGGCGGCACCATCCTCGACGCCAACCTCACCGGCCTGATCGTCGGCGTGGCCCTGTACGCGTTCGGGACCGGCCCGCTGAAGGGCTTCGCGCTGACCATGATCATCGGCATCTTCGCCTCGATGTTCACCGCGATCACCGTGTCGCGCGCGCTGGCGACGCTGATCTACAGTCGTCGCAAGAAGCTCAAGTCGCTGGCGATCTGA
- the secF gene encoding protein translocase subunit SecF, whose product MKIFPLHLIPNDTKIDFMRWRRPTLVLMLVLAVASLGVIFAKGFNYALEFTGGALVQTSFQKPVDIDHVRAQLATAGFENAQVQNVGSGNEIVIRLQPQGEHNNEDVTKNLAEQVRKAVSTAENPATVKPGEFVGPQVGKDLALNGVYATVFMLVGFLIYIGFRFEWKFAVVASLTALFDLLVTVAYISLTGREFDLTVLAGLLSVMGFAINDIIVVFDRVRENFRSLRVEPVEVLNRSINQTLSRTVITAVMFFLSALALYLYGGNSMEGLALTHMIGAIIVVVSSVIVAVPLLSIGPFQVTKQDLLPKTKDVEALARRP is encoded by the coding sequence ATGAAAATCTTCCCGCTTCATCTGATCCCGAACGACACCAAGATCGACTTCATGCGTTGGCGGCGTCCGACCCTGGTGCTGATGCTGGTGCTGGCGGTGGCCTCGCTCGGGGTGATCTTCGCCAAGGGCTTCAACTACGCGTTGGAGTTCACCGGCGGCGCGCTGGTGCAGACCAGTTTCCAGAAGCCGGTGGACATCGACCATGTGCGCGCGCAGCTGGCCACCGCCGGCTTCGAGAACGCGCAGGTGCAGAACGTCGGCAGCGGCAACGAGATCGTGATCCGCCTGCAACCGCAGGGCGAGCACAACAACGAAGACGTGACCAAGAACCTCGCCGAGCAGGTGCGCAAGGCAGTGAGCACGGCGGAGAACCCGGCGACGGTGAAGCCGGGCGAATTCGTCGGCCCGCAGGTCGGCAAGGACCTGGCGCTGAACGGCGTCTACGCGACCGTGTTCATGCTGGTCGGCTTCCTGATCTACATCGGCTTCCGCTTCGAGTGGAAGTTCGCGGTGGTGGCCAGCCTGACCGCGCTGTTCGACCTGTTGGTGACGGTGGCCTACATCTCGCTCACCGGCCGCGAGTTCGACCTGACCGTGCTGGCCGGCCTGCTGTCGGTGATGGGCTTTGCGATCAACGACATCATCGTGGTGTTCGACCGCGTGCGCGAGAACTTCCGCAGCCTGCGCGTGGAGCCGGTGGAAGTGCTGAACCGCTCGATCAACCAGACCCTGTCGCGCACCGTGATCACCGCGGTGATGTTCTTCCTGTCGGCGCTGGCGCTGTACCTGTACGGCGGCAACTCGATGGAAGGCCTGGCGCTGACCCACATGATCGGCGCGATCATCGTGGTGGTGTCCTCGGTGATCGTGGCGGTGCCGCTGCTGTCGATCGGCCCGTTCCAGGTCACCAAGCAGGACCTGCTGCCCAAGACCAAGGACGTCGAGGCGTTGGCGCGCAGGCCCTGA
- a CDS encoding inositol monophosphatase family protein has protein sequence MQKPAVTVMVKAARLAGNVLLRHINRLEALNVVQKDRMDYASEVDADAEKVIVKELRRAYPDYGVMGEEGGVQGGGRYMWVIDPLDGTSNYLRGFPHYCVSIALVENGEPIDAVIFDPLRNELFTASRGNGAVLNDRRIRVSERKELNGAMVNTGFAPRERKRTSAQLKCVDALMVQAEDIRRTGSAALDLAYVACGRTDAYFEAGVKAWDIAAGVLLVREAGGRITDFKGATPGRIDDRGTPQYQIVAGNIKVSDALQKLIVNTGYAAEFDAKF, from the coding sequence ATGCAAAAACCCGCCGTCACCGTCATGGTCAAGGCCGCCCGCCTCGCCGGCAATGTGCTGTTGCGCCATATCAACCGGCTGGAAGCGCTGAACGTGGTGCAGAAGGACCGCATGGACTACGCCAGCGAAGTCGATGCCGACGCGGAGAAGGTGATCGTCAAGGAACTGCGCCGCGCCTACCCCGATTACGGGGTGATGGGCGAGGAAGGCGGCGTGCAGGGCGGCGGCCGCTACATGTGGGTGATCGACCCGCTCGACGGCACCAGCAACTACCTGCGCGGCTTCCCGCATTACTGCGTGTCGATCGCCCTGGTCGAAAACGGCGAGCCGATCGACGCGGTGATCTTCGATCCGCTGCGCAACGAGCTGTTCACCGCCAGCCGCGGCAACGGCGCGGTGCTCAACGACCGCCGCATCCGCGTCAGCGAGCGCAAGGAACTGAACGGGGCGATGGTCAACACCGGCTTCGCCCCGCGCGAGCGCAAGCGCACCAGCGCCCAGCTCAAGTGCGTGGACGCGCTGATGGTGCAGGCCGAGGACATCCGCCGCACCGGCTCGGCCGCGCTGGACCTGGCCTACGTGGCCTGCGGCCGCACCGACGCCTACTTCGAAGCCGGGGTGAAAGCCTGGGACATCGCCGCCGGCGTGCTGCTGGTACGCGAGGCCGGCGGCCGCATCACCGACTTCAAGGGCGCCACCCCGGGCCGCATCGACGACCGCGGCACCCCGCAGTACCAGATCGTGGCCGGCAACATCAAGGTCAGCGACGCGCTGCAGAAGCTGATCGTCAACACCGGGTATGCGGCGGAGTTCGACGCGAAGTTTTGA
- a CDS encoding RNA methyltransferase has product MTASAHIRFVLVGTQHPGNIGAAARAMKTMGQARLVLVAPERALDEDGYRRSAGAEDVLQQAPVLATLAEAVADCQLVLGCTARSRRVSLEELLPADGAQRLVTAAAEQAEVALVFGRERTGLTNEELQLCHAAVHIPSDPAFSSLNLAAAVQVLAYELRLALLRGEAAQPAAAAEPGFREAPASHAQLEGLFGQLADTLDDIDFHKGRAPDSAMRKLRRLFLRNALTEQEVRLLRGILSDAQRMARLAGQARS; this is encoded by the coding sequence ATGACCGCTTCTGCCCACATCCGCTTCGTTCTGGTCGGTACCCAGCACCCCGGCAATATCGGCGCGGCGGCGCGGGCGATGAAGACCATGGGCCAGGCGCGGCTGGTGCTGGTGGCGCCGGAGCGCGCGCTCGACGAGGACGGCTACCGGCGCTCGGCCGGCGCCGAGGACGTGCTGCAGCAGGCGCCGGTGCTGGCCACCCTGGCCGAGGCGGTGGCCGACTGCCAACTGGTGCTCGGTTGCACCGCGCGCAGTCGGCGGGTGTCGCTGGAAGAACTGCTGCCGGCGGACGGCGCGCAACGCCTGGTGACTGCGGCCGCCGAGCAGGCCGAGGTGGCGCTGGTGTTCGGGCGCGAGCGCACCGGCCTGACCAACGAGGAACTGCAGCTGTGCCACGCGGCGGTGCACATTCCCTCCGATCCCGCGTTCAGTTCGCTCAACCTGGCTGCGGCGGTGCAGGTGCTGGCCTACGAACTGCGCCTGGCGCTGCTGCGCGGCGAGGCGGCGCAGCCGGCCGCCGCCGCCGAACCCGGGTTCCGCGAGGCGCCGGCCAGCCATGCGCAGTTGGAAGGCCTGTTCGGGCAGTTGGCCGACACCCTGGACGACATCGACTTCCACAAGGGCCGCGCGCCGGATTCGGCGATGCGCAAGCTGCGCCGGCTGTTCCTGCGCAACGCGCTGACCGAGCAGGAAGTGCGGTTGCTGCGCGGCATTCTGTCCGATGCGCAGCGCATGGCGCGGCTGGCGGGACAGGCGCGAAGCTAG